In a single window of the Pseudochaenichthys georgianus chromosome 16, fPseGeo1.2, whole genome shotgun sequence genome:
- the LOC117461404 gene encoding endothelin-2 isoform X2 produces the protein MSAHTSVLLLITLWASMEDGFGLPVMKQPGVEVDDGVPTQRVRTKRCSCSNRLDSECHYFCHLDIIWVNTPSKKTVYGLGSALSRRRRSTGRCTCAGPDDQTCRNFCRHSPEITSPKTSGKRLQFNMFNILRAAASRSKRAQDSADSGESSRRTNTR, from the exons ATGTCAGCTCACACCAGCGTTCTTCTTCTCATCACTCTTTGGGCTTCCATGGAGGATG GTTTTGGTCTTCCGGTGATGAAGCAGCCGGGAGTGGAGGTTGATGACGGTGTCCCCACACAGAGAGTGAGGACCAAGCGCTGCTCCTGCAGCAACCGGCTGGACTCTGAGTGCCACTACTTCTGCCACCTGGATATCATCTGGGTCAACACCCCCAG taAGAAAACAGTTTATGGTCTTGGCAGCGCTCTGTCTCGACGCAGAAGGTCGACCGGACGCTGCACCTGTGCCGGCCCTGATGATCAAACCTGCAGAAACTTCTGCCGTCACAG TCCTGAAATCACGTCCCCAAAAACGTCTGGAAAGAGACTTCAATTCAACATGTTTAACATCCTCAG AGCTGCAGCCAGCAGGTCAAAGAGAGCCCAGGATTCAGCTGATTCAGGCGAGTCCTCTCGGAGGACGAACACTCGCTAA
- the LOC117461404 gene encoding endothelin-2 isoform X1 → MSAHTSVLLLITLWASMEDGFGLPVMKQPGVEVDDGVPTQRVRTKRCSCSNRLDSECHYFCHLDIIWVNTPSKKTVYGLGSALSRRRRSTGRCTCAGPDDQTCRNFCRHSSPEITSPKTSGKRLQFNMFNILRAAASRSKRAQDSADSGESSRRTNTR, encoded by the exons ATGTCAGCTCACACCAGCGTTCTTCTTCTCATCACTCTTTGGGCTTCCATGGAGGATG GTTTTGGTCTTCCGGTGATGAAGCAGCCGGGAGTGGAGGTTGATGACGGTGTCCCCACACAGAGAGTGAGGACCAAGCGCTGCTCCTGCAGCAACCGGCTGGACTCTGAGTGCCACTACTTCTGCCACCTGGATATCATCTGGGTCAACACCCCCAG taAGAAAACAGTTTATGGTCTTGGCAGCGCTCTGTCTCGACGCAGAAGGTCGACCGGACGCTGCACCTGTGCCGGCCCTGATGATCAAACCTGCAGAAACTTCTGCCGTCACAG CAGTCCTGAAATCACGTCCCCAAAAACGTCTGGAAAGAGACTTCAATTCAACATGTTTAACATCCTCAG AGCTGCAGCCAGCAGGTCAAAGAGAGCCCAGGATTCAGCTGATTCAGGCGAGTCCTCTCGGAGGACGAACACTCGCTAA